The following are encoded in a window of Fischerella sp. PCC 9605 genomic DNA:
- a CDS encoding Crp/Fnr family transcriptional regulator, with protein MLVNQLLLALPQSEFQRLAPHLEEVSLSLGQVLYEAGEKIKHVYFPNRAMVSLIAVLEDGWTTEVCMVGGNGVVGYPAFLGGEYTTTRTIVQVAGTAMKIDAKILKREFNRGGILQRRLLLYTQALLTQIGQTAACNRHHSLEARLARWLLTAQDHTASDTIQITQEFISELLGTRRSGVTVAAGMLQQAGIIRYSRGRITILNRSALEATACECYGFIKQEFERLLDDENT; from the coding sequence GTGCTAGTTAATCAACTGCTACTGGCTCTACCACAGTCTGAATTCCAGCGCCTTGCTCCCCATCTAGAAGAGGTTTCACTCTCCCTCGGTCAAGTCCTTTATGAAGCCGGGGAAAAGATTAAGCATGTCTATTTCCCGAATCGGGCAATGGTGTCTTTAATTGCTGTTTTGGAGGATGGCTGGACAACTGAAGTGTGCATGGTTGGTGGTAACGGAGTTGTGGGCTATCCTGCATTTTTGGGAGGAGAATACACAACAACCCGCACTATCGTGCAAGTTGCAGGTACTGCTATGAAGATAGATGCCAAGATCCTGAAACGGGAATTTAATCGCGGTGGAATTCTGCAAAGGCGACTGCTACTGTATACCCAAGCGCTACTCACCCAAATCGGTCAAACTGCTGCTTGCAATCGTCACCATTCCCTAGAAGCGCGATTAGCCCGTTGGCTGCTTACTGCTCAAGATCACACAGCTTCTGATACTATACAAATCACTCAAGAGTTTATCTCTGAATTGCTGGGTACGCGGCGTTCTGGTGTGACGGTGGCGGCTGGCATGCTGCAACAAGCAGGTATTATTCGCTACAGCCGAGGTCGGATTACAATTCTCAATCGCTCTGCTTTGGAGGCAACTGCTTGTGAGTGTTATGGTTTTATTAAACAAGAGTTCGAGCGTTTGCTGGACGACGAAAATACTTGA
- a CDS encoding Crp/Fnr family transcriptional regulator, giving the protein MSPSDSDPRSINQLLASLPDEEYKRIAPHLKHVNLCQGQILYERGEVIQQVYFPTRSMVSLICVLSNNSITEFALVGNEGIIGIPAFLGGQFTNNRAIVQIADGALTMDAEILQREFERGGVLQKKLLLYTQALVTQISQNAVCKSHHSIEQQLARWLLCVQDCLGRDEIFLTQQYIADLMGTRRATITVAAGSLQQEGMIRYSRGKIVILNRAALEATACECYDIVKNEFARLLSF; this is encoded by the coding sequence ATGTCTCCATCCGATAGCGATCCCAGGTCTATTAACCAACTCTTGGCATCTTTACCGGATGAGGAGTATAAGCGCATCGCTCCCCATCTAAAACACGTGAATCTCTGTCAGGGGCAAATCCTCTATGAACGAGGGGAAGTGATTCAACAGGTCTATTTTCCCACTCGCTCGATGGTGTCCCTGATTTGCGTTCTCAGCAACAACTCAATTACCGAATTTGCCTTAGTGGGCAACGAAGGCATCATTGGCATCCCCGCATTCTTAGGTGGCCAATTTACCAATAATCGTGCGATCGTACAGATAGCAGATGGTGCGCTGACAATGGATGCTGAAATTCTCCAGCGCGAATTTGAGCGGGGGGGAGTGCTGCAAAAAAAACTGCTGCTATATACCCAAGCACTTGTAACCCAGATTAGCCAAAATGCGGTCTGTAAATCTCACCATTCTATTGAACAACAACTTGCCCGTTGGCTTTTGTGCGTCCAAGATTGTCTTGGTCGAGATGAGATTTTCCTGACTCAGCAGTACATCGCTGACTTGATGGGAACCCGTCGCGCTACAATCACAGTTGCAGCGGGTAGTTTGCAACAAGAAGGAATGATCCGCTACAGCCGTGGAAAAATCGTAATTCTGAATCGAGCCGCACTGGAAGCAACTGCCTGCGAGTGTTATGACATAGTCAAAAACGAGTTCGCTCGCTTACTCAGTTTTTAA